AACGCGATCGCAAAAATTCAATAGCGAAGCGCGCGTTAGCCAGAAACTTTGCACGTTATCCAAAGAAGACCAAAGCACGTTTTTTCTTTCTTTCAAACTCGATTTAGGACTATGTTCGCTGTAAATACGTCCCCAATAAGTTTGCTGCTGGTACTGATAGGAAATTTCGGCATTCAAAGCAACATGGGTGTCCAAAATTACCAAACCGCGGCAAGCGTGAGCAATATTTTCCAAAAAAGAAAATACATCGGGAACGTCTAAATGGTAAAGAATTCCCAAACAAAGAATCACGTCAAAATAACCGTATTTTTCCGCAGAAAAATAGCGCACATCATCTTGACAAAAAGAGATATTTTTGGTACCCAAAACCTTTTTAGCAAACCGCGCCTTTTCCAAATTGGCTGAGCGCGCCTCAATTCCTACCACATCCGCCCCTTGCAAAGCCATTTCCAGTCCGTACAATCCTTCCAAACAAGCCAAATCCAACACCCGCAAATTTTCCCAAGAATTGGGCATCCAATCGGCAACAATTTGCAAAATTCGCTGTACCTTTACTTCCGACCCCACCAAACGATGGGAATCAATGGTGTACAAATCCTCTTGCAAACAAATATTGTGATTGGTCCATTCGCCAAAAGCATCAACAATCTCTTGCCGGCGACGTTCAATGTCATCGC
This sequence is a window from Geitlerinema sp. PCC 9228. Protein-coding genes within it:
- a CDS encoding methyltransferase domain-containing protein; amino-acid sequence: MKRDDIERRRQEIVDAFGEWTNHNICLQEDLYTIDSHRLVGSEVKVQRILQIVADWMPNSWENLRVLDLACLEGLYGLEMALQGADVVGIEARSANLEKARFAKKVLGTKNISFCQDDVRYFSAEKYGYFDVILCLGILYHLDVPDVFSFLENIAHACRGLVILDTHVALNAEISYQYQQQTYWGRIYSEHSPKSSLKERKNVLWSSLDNVQSFWLTRASLLNFCDRVGFTSVYECHQPLVPKYEVMRQQKQADRATFVAIKGTPTRVKTSSHLYNFPKPQWQEMWET